The DNA window TGATTGTCTTACCCATCCCATTTATCTCAATGTCCCAATTGATTGtcttacccaatcccatttatCTCAAAGTCCCACCATTTTTTGTAGGAATTTGTAGGGAAGATGGGAAAAAGTTAATGACTCTCTGCTTATCTAAAGCTTGAGACTGTTTCTCTATCGAATCATCCATCAAGAATGTTAAGAAGAAAGTTGGTCTACCAGTGCTTGTTAGAGTTTAAGTTTCAAACAACAAGACTCTTCCTTTTGTTCAAAACGCTACccttttaattaattcaaaacTAAAATATGTAACTCATTGTATAACAAAATTCCTGTtaaatcaaacaccaagaaacacgaataataaagagacaatagatccgtacgacagagatttaacgaggttcacacaccagggtggtgtgctacgtcctctggcgaagaagaagatgattcactatgcagaagagaaattacactctagcagcggcgaggaaaaactcgccctgaaaccctagctgcatgaaaaccctggaatacaatgactttctcaacaagcaacagtacattatatatactccaaaatcatgggtcgacccatcgagtcgcggtcgatccggtcccccatacgagatcagtgatgggctccgggcttgggcctatcggcccaacccctctgtttccatcacagatcttagaaaaattcccattcggatcgccaccaaaatatgtcggatcgggtcaatcttcaaaactggtcaagaattcgagacaaacttgaCAATTCCATTTTAATAGATTACCCGTGCACAATCATATCACAAGAAGTTTTATTTACTTTCATAAACCAATTTCATTTTCCATCCTTTCTTTTAACTTACAACTTAAGGGGAGACTCTCCCTCACCAGCTTGTTTTCTAAGATGAAATTATAGTTAGCACCTTAACCAGCTTAGTATTTTAGCACAAATTTGTTGGAACAAGTCCATTCTCGATCCAGCCCCTGAACACAGAATTGGCTTCTAGGTGTGTTTAGAATGGGCCTCATTCTTGGTCACGTTTTAGAATTTTAGAATATCTCATTATCGAAAATGGAAGGGATCTTAAATCTTAAGCTGTGTTTTGTATATATTCTcataatagattctaaatccagaATGCATTCTGAAAGCAGAATCAGATTTCATAATGATTCTACAACAACATTTCACACCCAGAGGCCAGAACTGTTCTTACTTCTTAGTACTATTATAAAACACTCCCTTTGTGGTTTTTATTGAAGCGCCCGCAGACCCTGCGCTATATATTTCAAATTTGAACTAGGTAATCTGGAGCGCTCTCTTACTCTTGTTGCTTCCAGAGAAAAATTAAGGAAAGAGGAAATGGCGGAGACGCTCCACAATGAGCTATTCTCTTCCTTGATCTGTGACATAAAGACATACACAGGCAAAGACCCTCTCCTCCCATGGCTCCGGTAAGAAAAACCCCTCTCTCCCCTTTTTCTACTTCTGCCGTtttcgattctctctctctctctctctccttttttttttccttaatccTGTAACTAAATGTCAATCCAGTGGAATTCGAAAGATGAAGGAATCTCTTCCTCCTCGGCTTCTCAAGGTAAAGCTCCCCCGATTCCTACAGAAATGCGTTCAGACCTTCGAGACTGATCGGCGTTACCGGAATGATTTGCGATATCTTCGTGTTTGGATACAACTGGTAACTGAAAAAACAACCATCTACTTACTGGAGTTACTTTTGAACATTTTTGTTTTGAGAgatttctgcttcttcttttctttttatttatttatttttattttatttaatgaaaaatttgtGTACCTCATTTGGGTAGTTGGATTTCGTGGATGATCCTCGGGCACTTCTGAAAACGATGGAGGCGAACCGGATTGGAACAAAGCTAGCCATATTTTATCAGGCCTATGCTCTGTACTATGAGAAGCTCAAGAGATTTGAGGAGGCAGAGAACATGTACCGTCTAGGAGTGCAAAAGTGAGCCATCTCCACTGATCCGGTTTCAGTATACTTCTTTAGTTTTTAGTAGTTTATACTATTTCCAATTTTCATTCAAGAAAAAGTTCTGTgctttcaatctctctctctctctctctctctctctctctctctctctatatatatatatatatatatattattgaatATTGACTGAATGTGAgttaatatattttttgagtTGCTGAGATAGCCGTAGTAATTTCTTTTGGGCTTTCTGGGATGGATATTGAATTTCTGCATTACCCTCCACTAGCTTCAACTTTTACGAAGCATCTAATCTTAGAATTCTGTGAAGAGTAATTTCACTTCTTTAGTCTGGTATTATCAAAGCTTGACATTGCATATTTCCCTGGAACTATAAAAATTGATGAAAATTTTTGGTGAAACCTAGCAGAGTCAGAAAGGTTTACAGTACCCCGATACAGatacttaattattttttagtaaTTCTATTGCAAAATCATTTCACTTTCAAATTTCTAGATTTTCACCTCACTGAGAAAATGCCATATTAAGTGTTACATTTTCTCCTATTGTCTggtcattttgtaatttatgaCTGTAAGAGGTGAAATCAGCTAATAAAATTATGTGATCTGGAGTTGTAATGCCTCTCTTTTACATATGGAGCAGTGGGGTGATCAGTGATGTGCATTTTTGGTTGCTAGAGCTCTAATTTAATCATCCAAATACATTGTGGTAACAATTAGGTATCCAACTGCTATCAGATTCTATTAGTTTCTAGTTTGAATCATTGCTGTCAAAGTTAATTTCCCCTCCTAAAGATAGACTGGCAAACTTGTTTTCCGACTGCGTGAACTAGTCTGCTCCTTAATATGAAATAACCAATTTCCATTCATTTGCACAGTAATTAAGGTCTTAGAAAATTTAATTGGTTGACTAGTCATTCAACTGCATTTGTTCACATGGAGCTAATTTTCCACCTCATAACTTTTGAACAGTCTTGCAGAACCTGCTAATGAGTTGCAGAACTCATATGAGCAATTCCTTCGTCGTATGGAgctaaaaaaagggaaaagcaGGGTAGTGCTTCTGTTGTTTTATATGTTTATTGGGTTTCGTTCTTCTTGTGTCCTCTGTAATCTACCCATTGACGGATGTTGATTGGTGCCAGGTAGGAAGAACTGTCAGGAAGCCCCTAGCTGCTAGGACCATCCCTACGCACTCTAGAGAGATCGAAGAGAAGGCAGTAGAAGAAAGCTATCTTGAcaagggaaaaataaattctgaggCTCACCTTCACCCTAGTCATCTTGGAATATCCAGTGATTTTTCTCCAAAGGAGGAAGTCATTGGAACTATGGACCCCAGAAGCTCCTTCAAGCATCAAGAGTCCAATTATGTGGGATCAAACAAACCAATCACAGTCTGCAATGAAGATGCTGTTGTGGTAAAGTTTGTAGATACTGCAATCGTCGGAAAGTCTGAACCTGAAGATGCCTGCCATCACGGTTTGTTAGATCCAACAATCAACATGAAGGAAGTCATGAATGCCATTAACGGCATGTTTCGAGAGCCTTTAGAGCTAGAACCAGTGGGTAGGAAAAGATCACATAGAACCCAAGCCAGAATAAATCAAACTGTTAGCAATGGATTTGAGGTGTTTGTCGACAAAGGCTTGGATAATGGGGTTGTGTTATCTGATCAGAAAGTAGAAAAGGGTTGTTCACTTCCATTGGACTTTGCACATCCCACAAACCCAACGTCACCAAAGAGAAGCATTATATTTGAAACGAAGGAACCTCTTCAAGAACCGTTCAAAATATTTGTTGATGAGGAGGGTGATGACATCAAAGATGAGAACAGCAATTTAGGATACCATGAGGCTGAACATCCTTCTGGAAGTACTATGTTACCTGCTCCACATGTAAATGCCTTTGTATTTCCATGTCCAAAAGATCTTTCACCCAGTGGCTCTGATAATCAGAACATGGAGAGCTCGACCAACTTGAAATTCCGAGAAGATACAGTTGTTGGTAGGTTTGTGGGATCTACAATTTTGGATGGGCCAGAGGTGGAGAATGCATGCCATCATGGCTTAGTTGAACCTACAATCAACTTGAAGGAGGCTATGGACGACATAAACAGCATGTTTGGAAAGCCATTAGATTTTGTGAGGACTAAAAGACCAAAGAAACAACCAAAAGAATCAGATAGTAAGAGAGAATTTTGTGGTTTTTCCATTTTGCCTGATGACGACGTAGAGGAG is part of the Macadamia integrifolia cultivar HAES 741 chromosome 9, SCU_Mint_v3, whole genome shotgun sequence genome and encodes:
- the LOC122088408 gene encoding uncharacterized protein LOC122088408 — its product is MAETLHNELFSSLICDIKTYTGKDPLLPWLRGIRKMKESLPPRLLKVKLPRFLQKCVQTFETDRRYRNDLRYLRVWIQLLDFVDDPRALLKTMEANRIGTKLAIFYQAYALYYEKLKRFEEAENMYRLGVQNLAEPANELQNSYEQFLRRMELKKGKSRVGRTVRKPLAARTIPTHSREIEEKAVEESYLDKGKINSEAHLHPSHLGISSDFSPKEEVIGTMDPRSSFKHQESNYVGSNKPITVCNEDAVVVKFVDTAIVGKSEPEDACHHGLLDPTINMKEVMNAINGMFREPLELEPVGRKRSHRTQARINQTVSNGFEVFVDKGLDNGVVLSDQKVEKGCSLPLDFAHPTNPTSPKRSIIFETKEPLQEPFKIFVDEEGDDIKDENSNLGYHEAEHPSGSTMLPAPHVNAFVFPCPKDLSPSGSDNQNMESSTNLKFREDTVVGRFVGSTILDGPEVENACHHGLVEPTINLKEAMDDINSMFGKPLDFVRTKRPKKQPKESDSKREFCGFSILPDDDVEEQPKAQAPSSSFSKLGMEFDLFEPTLFTKEAMADINEMFGKALDF